In a genomic window of Malassezia japonica chromosome 4, complete sequence:
- the ADE6 gene encoding phosphoribosylformylglycinamidine synthase (COG:F; BUSCO:EOG092608C4; EggNog:ENOG503NX0B; MEROPS:MER0042827): protein MASTSPLHCFTLLGPSPTLEAKRRQILGNLQKICPKVTDLDGVYLHFVLATSAEAQRTLQDTSSDVRGKLDQLLDYGDHIEYEGTPKTLHDALHGEHHCNCTTLFVSPRAGNVTPWSSKATNIAHICGLGEWVARIERGFAVVITASSPLSDDELEALEPILYDRMTQSITRTATPESCAALFATAEPGELRTVDLGALRNSDGDWEAAHQRLADANSKYGLALAPDEIDYLVDAFVRGASGEPPLRRNPTDVELFMFAQVNSEHCRHKIFNANWTIDGKLMPNTLFGMIRNTHKVTPQFTLSAYSDNAAVLEGAKGMRYLPMPDVTEIGDVSLANVYVGHTEDMPILAKVETHNHPTAISPYPGAATGSGGEIRDEGAVGRGSKPKAGLSGFMTSNLRIPGAEMPWEEDVGKPMHIASPLEIMRDAPIGAANFNNEFGRPALTGFWRTFCERVPSANGTELRGYHKPIMLAGGLGTVRPQYVFKGKILPGDKLIVLGGPGYLIGLGGGTSSSVASGGSARATLDYVSVSRENPEMERRCQQVIDACCSSGTNPIESIHDVGAGGLSNAFPELVHDAGLGAHFELRDVPLGNESLSPVAIWCNESQERYVLAVRPQNLDAFTEIATRERCPFAVCGTATEEQQLLVTDRLFKNTPIDLPMSTLFNKPPKIDRESTHASPAFTKFDETLKAYVDGDDKARLSDAIDRVLHLPSVASKAFLITIGDRSITGLVARDQMVGPWQVPVADVAVTRTSYGFEESKTGEAMASGERTPLAILSGAAAARMAVGEALTNLAAADVESLEQVKLSANWMCAASMPHDGAQLYDAVQAIGLDLCPKLGLAIPVGKDSMSMGMSWTEQDEKRQVMAPLSPIITAFAPVTDVRSTWTPQLVKTNGPSVLLLIDLGLGKQRLGGSALAQVYKEIGDVAPDVENAEVLKAFFGTMSTLRQLHVQKRDVPGLVHAYHDRSDGGLLVAALEMAFAGRVGVTIDVTTLHKKDTPSTAALFNEELGAVLQVREADLKAVSTVLTTFGVPEQAIHTVGKVRDDETVEIVSHGTTLYSSTRAALQKAWASTSFEIQSLRDNPESAKEEFSLIDEAPAGKAALKYKLTFTPGDAVCESTIERPLASQPRVAILREQGVNGQVEMAWAFQRAGFLALDVHMTDLLAGRVRLDAVSGIAACGGFSYGDVLGAGRGWANSVLMSTNVRDEFKAFFAREKTFALGVCNGCQMISTLGRAGLIPGGEKWPAFAPNESGRFEARLTSVEIPETNSIFFQGMTGSTIPVPVAHGEGRATFDSDADASHCESNGLVALRYTDKAYPLNPNGSTNNIAGVSALEGRVLVLMPHPERATATPSLSYLPSDAHKWKGHAPWFRMFENARRFVA from the coding sequence ATGGCATCCACCTCGCCGCTGCACTGTTTTACGTTGCTCGgcccgtcgccgacgctggAGGCCAAGCGTCGGCAGATCCTTGGGAACCTGCAGAAGATCTGCCCCAAGGTGACGGATCTGGATGGAGTCTACCTGCACTTTGTTCTCGCGACGTCTGCcgaagcgcagcgcacgctccaggacacgtcgagcgatgtgcgcggcaagctcgaccagctgctcgactaTGGTGACCACATCGAGTACGAAGGCACGCCCAAGACGctgcacgatgcgctgcacggcgaACACCACTGCAACTGCACGACGCTCTTCGTCTCGCCCCGCGCCGGCAACGTGACGCCGTGGTCGTCCAAGGCGACCAACATTGCGCATATCTGTGGTCTGGGCGAGTGGGTCGCACGTATCGAGCGCGGATTTGCCGTCGTGATcaccgcgagctcgccgctgagcgatgacgagctcgaggcgctcgagccgatcCTGTACGACCGCATGACGCAGTCCAtcacgcgcaccgcgacgcccgagagctgtgcggcgctctttgccACAGCCGAGCCCGgtgagctgcgcacggttgacctcggcgcgctgcggaaCTCGGACGGGGACTGGGAGgccgcgcaccagcgcctggCCGACGCTAACAGCAAGTACGGCTTGGCGCTCGCTCCTGATGAAATCGACTACCTGGTCGACGCGTTCGTCcgcggcgcatccggcgagccgccgctgcgccgcaaccCGACCGACGTGGAGCTGTTCATGTTTGCGCAGGTCAACTCGGAGCACTGCCGTCACAAGATCTTCAACGCGAACTGGACGATCGACGGGAAGCTGATGCCCAACACGCTCTTTGGCATGATCCGCAACACGCACAAAGTTACACCGCAGTTTACACTCTCTGCCTACTCGGACAATGCCGCGGTGCTCGAAGGCGCCAAGGGCATGCGCTACCTGCCGATGCCGGACGTGACCGAGATCGGCGACGTATCGCTCGCCAACGTGTACGTGGGCCACACCGAGGACATGCCGATTCTCGCCAAGGTTGAGACGCACAACCATCCCACTGCGATCTCGCCCTACCCCGGTGCGGCGACCGGCAGTGGCGGTGAGAtccgcgacgagggcgccgtcggccgtgGTTCGAAGCCCAAAGCAGGTCTTTCTGGCTTTATGACGTCGAACCTGCGCATTCCCGGCGCGGAGATGCCGTGGGAGGAGGACGTGGGTAAGCCGATGCACATTGCGAGCCCCCTCGAGATtatgcgcgacgcgccgatcgGCGCCGCCAACTTTAACAACGAGTTTGGCCGTCCTGCGCTGACTGGTTTCTGGCGCACGTTCTGCGAGCGTGTCCCGAGCGCGAACGgcaccgagctgcgtggCTACCACAAGCCGATCATGCTGGCGGGTGGTCTGGGTACGGTCCGTCCCCAGTACGTGTTCAAGGGCAAGATCCTTCCGGGCGACAAGCTGATTGTGCTTGGTGGGCCCGGCTACCTGATCGGTCTCGGCGGCGGTacctcgtcgtcggtcgcgtcgggcggctcggcacgtgcgacgctcgactaCGTCAGTGTCTCGCGCGAGAACCCCGAGATGGAGCGCCGCTGCCAGCAGGTGATCGACgcgtgctgctcgtcggGCACGAACCCGATCGAGAGCATCCACGACGTGGGTGCGGGCGGTCTCTCGAACGCCTTTCCCGAGTTGGTGCACGACGCGggcctcggtgcgcactttgagctgcgcgacgtgccgctcggcaaCGAGTCGCTGAGCCCGGTCGCGATCTGGTGCAACGAGAGCCAGGAGCGCTACGTGCTTGCGGTGCGCCCACAGAACCTCGACGCCTTTACCGAGATTGCCACACGCGAGCGCTGTCCGTTTGCCGTGTGCGGTACGGCGAccgaggagcagcagctACTCGTGACCGACCGCCTCTTTAAGAACACGCCAATCGACCTGCCGATGTCGACGCTCTTCAACAAGCCCCCCAAGATCGACCGCGAGtcgacgcacgcctcgcCTGCCTTCACCAAGTTTGACGAGACGCTCAAGGCGTACGTCGATGGCGACGACAAGGCGCGTCTCTCGGACGCCATCGACCGCGTGCTGCACCTTCCTTCGGTCGCGTCCAAGGCGTTCCTGATCACGATCGGCGACCGCTCCATCACCGGCcttgtcgcgcgcgaccagATGGTCGGCCCGTGGCAGGTTCCGGTCGCGGACGTCGCCGTGACGCGCACCTCGTACGGCTTTGAAGAGTCCAAGACGGGTGAGGCGAtggcgagcggcgagcgcacgccgcttgCGATCCTGagcggtgcggcggcggcgcgcatggcCGTTGGTGAGGCGCTCACGAACCTTGCTGCGGCCGAtgtcgagtcgctcgagcaggtcaaGCTCAGTGCGAACTGGATGTGTGCCGCGTCGATGCCGCACGACGGTGCACAGTTGTACGATGCCGTGCAGGCCATCGGTCTCGACCTGTGCCCCAAGCTCGGCCTGGCGATTCCTGTTGGCAAGGATTCGATGTCGATGGGCATGTCGTGGACCGAGCAGGACGAGAAGCGCCAAGTGATGGCGCCCCTCTCGCCGATCATCACTGCCTTTGCGCCGGTGACCGACGTCCGGTCGACCTGgacgccgcagctcgtcaaGACCAACGGCCcgagcgtgctgctgctgaTCGACCTCGGTCTCGGgaagcagcgcctcggtggctcggccctcgcgcaggtgTACAAGGAGATTGGCGACGTGGCGCCCGACGTGGAGaacgccgaggtgctcaagGCCTTCTTTGGCACCATGTCGACGCTCCGCCAGCTGCACGTGcagaagcgcgacgtgcctgGCCTTGTGCACGCCTACCACGACCGCTCGGACGGTGGCCTGCtggtcgctgcgctcgagatgGCCTTTGCGGGCCGCGTCGGTGTCACGATCGACGTCACGACGCTGCACAAGAAGgacacgccgagcaccgctGCCCTCTTTAacgaggagctcggtgCGGTGCTCCAGGTGCGTGAGGCCGACCTCAAGGCCGTCTCGACGGTCCTGACGACGTTTGGCGTGCCCGAACAGGCAATCCACACCGTCGGCAAGGtccgcgacgacgagacggTCGAAATCGTCTCGCACGGCACCACGCTCTACTCTTCGACGCGCGCTGCCCTGCAAAAGGCCTgggcctcgacctcgtTCGAGATCCAGTCGCTGCGTGACAACCCCGAGAGTGCCAAGGAGGAGTTTAGCCTGattgacgaggcgccggccggcaAGGCTGCGCTCAAGTACAAGCTCACCTTTACCccgggcgacgcggtgtGCGAGTCGACGATCGAGCGCCCGCTTGCGTCGCAGCCCCGCGTCGCGATCCTCCGCGAGCAGGGCGTGAACGGCCAGGTGGAGATGGCGTGGGCCttccagcgcgccggcttccttgcgctcgacgtgcacaTGACGGACCTGCTTGCgggccgcgtgcgcctcgacgctgTGTCGGGTATCGCTGCCTGCGGTGGCTTCTCGTACGGTGACGTGCtgggcgccggccgcggctggGCCAACTCGGTGCTGATGTCGACCAACGTCCGCGACGAGTTCAAGGCGTTCTTTGCGCGCGAAAAGACGTTTGCGCTGGGTGTGTGCAATGGTTGCCAGATGATTTCGACGctcggccgtgccggcCTTATCCCGGGCGGCGAGAAGTGGCCCGCCTTTGCGCCAAACGAGAGCGGCCGcttcgaggcgcgcctcacCTCGGTCGAGATCCCGGAGACGAACAGCATCTTTTTCCAGGGCATGACCGGCTCGACGATTCCCGTGCCGGTCGCCCACGGCGAGGGTCGTGCGACTTtcgactcggacgcggacgcgtcgcactGCGAGTCCAACGGCctggtcgcgctgcgctacACCGACAAGGCCTACCCGCTGAACCCCAACGGCTCTACCAACAACATTGCCGGTGTGAGCGCGCTCGAAGGCCGCGTCTTGGTGCTCATGCCGCACCCCGAGcgtgcgacggcgacgcccTCGCTGTCGTACCTGCCCTCGGACGCACACAAGTGGAAGGGCCACGCGCCGTGGTTCCGCATGTTTGAGAATGCTCGTAGGTTTGTCGCGTAA
- the CWC24 gene encoding N-terminal methionine N(alpha)-acetyltransferase NatE (COG:O; EggNog:ENOG503NWD2), translating to MSDVVFKKKARGARDVRKRDVEDEEDDVRSAVVTKKKKSEEHEAAPALDRFGQRTVHAAAQASGSSANQNDNQYDATRNTEWDLEKEFEKELGAKPKAKASNDDGVYRGMAGYAKYTEERDDGSSAKFKTKGPMQAPTNVRTITVVDYQPDVCKDYKETGYCGFGDTCKFLHDRSDYLAGWQLEGSGEVADARSGMYGAELEDDDEEDVPFACLICRKPFTDPVVTLCGHYFCSKCAIQRFAKTPKCFACGAKTHGLFNSATKILDRMARRNATKAEARREKRVQHGLEDEDENQNEIIDGVVIDEA from the coding sequence ATGAGCGACGTCGTGTTTAAGAAGAaggcgcgtggcgcacgcgacgtgcgcaagcgcgatgtcgaggacgaagaggacgacgTGCGGTCCGCGGTCGTCACCAAGAAGAAAAAGAGCGAGGAGCATGAGGCGGCtccggcgctcgaccgttTTGGGCAGCGGACagtgcacgccgccgcacaggccagcggctcgagcgcgaacCAGAACGACAACCAGTACGACGCCACACGCAACACCGAATGGGATCTGGAGAAAGAGTTTGAGAAGGAGCTGGGCGCGAAGCCAAAAGCAAAGGCGAGCAacgacgacggcgtgtACCGCGGCATGGCCGGCTACGCCAAGTATACCGaagagcgcgacgacggATCCTCGGCCAAGTTCAAGACCAAAGGGCCGATGCAGGCGCCGACAAACGTGCGCACAATCACCGTCGTGGACTACCAGCCGGACGTGTGCAAGGACTACAAGGAAACGGGCTACTGTGGCTTTGGCGATACGTGCAAGTTCCTGCACGACCGCAGCGATTACCTCGCGGGATGGCAGCTGGAAGGATCCGGCGAGGTCGCAGATGCGCGCTCTGGCATGtacggcgccgagctcgaggacgacgacgaggaagacgTACCGTTTGCGTGCCTCATTTGCCGCAAGCCGTTTACCGATCCGGTCGTGACGCTGTGTGGGCACTACTTTTGCTCCAAGTGCGCAATCCAGCGGTTCGCCAAGACGCCCAAGTGCtttgcgtgcggcgcaaagaCGCACGGACTGTTTAACTCTGCGACCAAGATCCTGGACCGCATGGCACGCCGCAATGCgaccaaggccgaggcgcgcaggGAGAAGCGTGTGCAGCATGGACTGGAGGATGAGGACGAGAACCAGAACGAGATTATCGATGGCGTCGTGATCGACGAGGCATAG
- the LCL3 gene encoding micrococcal nuclease (BUSCO:EOG092644K0; EggNog:ENOG503NXHK; COG:C) produces MATPEAYFGDLARWARQREGALAERSRVKLRAFPIDLHHLYYFLLRCEGLGMAPGPLEVDVGPMQGSSTAPARAQDDVRSMFSFQDTIHTVQTLWGGRPAVDPEQPFRYLYKLCTRLAALELYAQPRQALQGCDDMPGSHAVPMHAFKGLASLALNDVAPQRLVGWDRLCLQLEGLQCANLGAADMTDVFVGLVQRDSAQDTVPRPLPAAAWHTLHYLNLAGNELTFVPSTALRALPALVHLDLSRNLLNAVPPALEYQPHLCALNLSDNMIDSVLGIYDALPAIRSLNLAANRLGSLCGLERLKTLEQVDLRTNLVEDVGEVGRLATLPRISHVWIDGNPIVTSVPDVRVAVFTLFALEHKEIKIDDQACGFLEQRRVAQRVAKQAAPVRDTPTIEAQIAPDVRRVTLATAPQDEVRRRRPRRTDPGPLAQPEQRKRKPRRSELPRPDIPRNESLKQRIERLRGDAGDDWLREFARNEFDEQNERRDYPVHAVDEDSPAATLPTPFRLALEAVSTPAGAAITTVGVLVGGRIIRRRFFHRYPTAAHLTPNVLRTRRMLVGTVTSVGDADGFRLYHTPGLPFLRDVFFKPPKNKTQLRNETISVRIAGADAPEAAHFGREAQPFADEAKEELKRLVLGKTVWLDMAHIDQYQRLVATPYVWRPPYIFGRTNVSLTMVRKGLATVYRNAGAAYGQATWLSKTLFHATSGRKRLERAEEYAKIMRIGMWSLGKKLETPAEFKRRMRDDT; encoded by the coding sequence ATGGCGACGCCGGAGGCGTACTTTGGCGATCtcgcgcgctgggcgcgccagcgcgaggGCGCCTTGGCAGAAAGGAGCAGGGTGAAGCTGCGTGCGTTTCCGATCGACCTGCACCACCTGTACTATTTTTTGCTGCGGTGCGAGGGGCTCGGCATGGCCCCGGGGCCGCTCGAGGTGGACGTGGGGCCCATGCAGGGGTCCAGCACGGCCCCCGCGCGTGCCCaggacgacgtgcgctcCATGTTTTCGTTCCAGGATACCATACACACCGTACAGACGCTCTGGGGGGGACGGCCGGCCGTCGATCCCGAGCAGCCGTTCCGGTACTTGTACAAGCtctgcacgcgcctcgccgcgctcgagctgtaCGCCCAGCCAcgccaggcgctgcagggGTGCGACGACATGCCGGGGTCCCACGCGGTGCCGATGCACGCATTCAAGGGGCTGgcctcgctcgcgctgaacgacgtcgcgccgcagcgcctcgtgggGTGGGACAGGCTCTGCCTCCAGCTCGAGGGGCTCCAGTGCGCGAATCTCGGCGCAGCAGACATGACCGACGTGTTTGTAggcctcgtgcagcgcgacagTGCCCAGGACAccgtgccgcggccgctgccggccgccgcctggcaCACGCTGCACTACCTGAACCTGGCCGGGAACGAGCTGACGTTTGtgccgtcgacggcgctgcgtgcactcccggcgctcgtgcacctcgacctGTCGCGCAACCTGCTGaacgccgtgccgccggcgctcgagtaCCAGCCGCACCTCTGTGCGCTGAATCTGTCGGACAATATGATCGATAGCGTCCTCGGGATCTACGACGCGCTGCCTGCGATCCGCTCGCTGAACCTCGCGGCGAACCGCCTGGGAAGCTTGtgcggcctcgagcgcctcaagacgctcgagcaggtcgacctgcgcacGAACCTCGTCGAAGACGTGGGCGAGGTggggcgcctcgcgacgctgcccCGCATCTCGCACGTATGGATCGACGGCAACCCTATCGTGACGTCGGTGCCGGACGTGCGTGTGGCCGTCTTtacgctctttgcgctcgagcacaaAGAGATCAAGATCGACGACCAAGCATGTGGCTttctcgagcagcgccgcgtcgcgcagcgcgtcgcgaagCAGgctgcgccggtgcgcgacacgcccACGATCGAGGCACAGATCGCgccggacgtgcgccgcgtcacgctcgccaccgcgccgcaggatgaggtgcgccgccgccggccgcgccgcacggacCCGGGCCCGCTTGCGCAgcccgagcagcgcaagcgcaagccgcgccgctccgagctgccgcgccCGGATATTCCGCGCAACGAGTCGCTgaagcagcgcatcgagcgcctgcgcggcgacgcgggcgacgacTGGCTCCGGGAATTCGCACGCAACGAGTTTGACGAGCAaaacgagcggcgcgactATCCCGTGCAtgcggtcgacgaggactcGCCGGCTGCGACCTTGCCGACACCGttccgcctcgcgctcgaggcagtctcgacgccggccggcgcggcgatcaCCACGGTCGGCGTGCTTGTCGGCGGCCGTATCATCCGGCGCCGTTTCTTTCATCGATACCCCACCGCGGCACACCTCACGCCGAatgtgctgcgcacgcgccgcatgcTGGTCGGCACGGTAacgagcgtcggcgacgccgacggctTCCGGCTGTACCATACCCCTGGCCTGCCGttcctgcgcgacgtcttTTTCAAGCCGCCGAAAAACAagacgcagctgcgcaacgaGACGATCTCGGTGCGTATCGCAGGTGCGGACGCGCCGGAAGCTGCACACTTtggccgcgaggcgcagccgTTTGCGgacgaggccaaggaggagctCAAGCGGCTTGTGCTCGGCAAGACCGTCTGGCTCGACATGGCGCACATCGATCAGTACCAGCGCCTTGTCGCGACGCCGTACGTGTGGCGGCCGCCGTACATCTTTGGGCGGACGAACGTTTCCTTGACCATGGTCCGCAAAGGGCTCGCGACCGTGTACCGCAACGCGGGCGCGGCATACGGCCAGGCGACGTGGCTGTCCAAGACGCTCTTTCACGCGACGTCcggccgcaagcgcctcgagcgcgcggaaGAGTATGCCAAGATTATGCGAATCGGCATGTGGTCGCTAGGCAAGAagctcgagacgccggccgagtttaagcggcgcatgcgcgacgATACATAA
- the KRS1 gene encoding lysine--tRNA ligase (EggNog:ENOG503NX3M; COG:J): protein MTDAPAAGETPNLLPDPVTGEMVSKSELKRRQKQRQKDAEKAEKAKSAPAPAKKAGDDLAAEEALTPNQYYEMRMRAIQKLRETRNPDPYPHKFHVSSSLTDFIARYADKIEAGGQLPDEVSLAGRLHNMRSSGQKLRFYDLHGEGVRVQIMAQLQDHTDGDFLAAHDLLRRGDVVGVRGFPAKTKKGELSIVPRSIQLLSPNLKMLPKAAVNDRGGFTDQEQRYRKRYLDLIMNPHVRDIFVTRAKTIQYVRRYLDQLGFLEVETPMMNQIAGGASAKPFVTHHNDLKMDLFMRIAPELYLKELVVGGLDRVYEVGRVFRNESIDQTHNPEFTTCEFYMAYADMYDLMDITESMVSGLVKAVTGSYKVKYHPDGKEDPNGREYEIDFSTPWKRFDMIKELEKQLNVTFPPGDQLHTEETRVWLSDLCEKNNVECSAPRTSNRLIDKLVGEYIESQCINPSFIVGHPQIMSPLAKRHRDIPGLCERFEAFVATKEIANAYTELNDPWVQRENFEEQARQKDAGDDEAQGVDHVFLDALEHGLPPTGGWGMGIDRLVMFLTDSHTIKEVLAFPANRPE, encoded by the coding sequence ATGACGGACGCACCTGCCGCGGGTGAGACCCCCAACCTGCTGCCTGACCCCGTGACCGGTGAGATGGTGAGCAAGAGCGAACTGAAACGCCGCCAGAAGCAGCGCCAAAAGGACGCCGAGAAGGCGGAAAAGGCCAAgagtgcgcctgcgcctgccaAGAAGGCTGGCGACGACCTGGCTGCCGAGGAGGCACTCACGCCGAACCAGTACTATGAGATGCGCATGCGTGCCATCCagaagctgcgcgagacgcgcaaCCCCGACCCGTACCCCCACAAGTTCCATGTCTCCTCGAGCCTGACCGACTTTATTGCGCGCTACGCGGACAAGATCGAGGCGGGTGGCCAGCTGCCTGACGAGGTgtcgctcgccggccgcctgcACAACATGCGCTCCTCCGGCCAGAAGCTTCGCTTCTACGACCTGCACGGCGAGGGTGTCAGGGTGCAGATcatggcgcagctccaggaccacaccgacggcgacttccttgccgcgcacgacctgctgcgccgcggcgacgtggtCGGTGTCAGGGGTTTCCCGGCCAAGACCAAGAAGGGCGAGCTGTCGATCGTGCCCCGCTCGATCCAGCTCCTCTCGCCGAACCTCAAGATGCTGCCCAAGGCCGCGGTGAACGACCGCGGTGGATTCACCGACCAGGAGCAGCGCTACCGCAAGCGCTACCTCGACCTGATCATGAACCCCCACGTGCGCGACATCTTTGTGACGCGCGCCAAGACCATCCAGTACGTGCGCCGCTACCTGGACCAGCTCGGTttcctcgaggtcgagacGCCGATGATGAACCAGATCGCGGGTGGTGCGAGCGCCAAGCCGTTTGTGACGCACCACAACGACCTCAAGATGGACCTGTTTATGCGTATTGCGCCCGAGCTCTACCTCAAGGAGCTCGTGGTGGGTGGCCTGGACCGTGTGTACGAGGTGGGCCGTGTGTTCCGTAACGAGTCGATCGACCAGACGCACAACCCCGAATTCACCACGTGTGAGTTCTACATGGCCTACGCGGACATGTACGACCTGATGGACATCACCGAGAGCATGGTCTCGGGCCTGGTCAAGGCCGTGACCGGCAGCTACAAGGTCAAGTACCACCCCGACGGCAAGGAGGACCCCAACGGCCGCGAGTACGAGATCGACTTCTCGACGCCGTGGAAGCGCTTCGACATGatcaaggagctcgagaagcAGCTCAACGTGACCTTCCCGCCGGGCGACCAGCTGCACACGGAAGAGACGCGCGTGTGGCTCAGCGACCTCTGCGAAAAGAACAATGTCgagtgcagcgcgccgcgcacctcgaACCGCCTCATCGACAAGCTGGTCGGCGAGTACATCGAGTCGCAGTGCATCAACCCCTCGTTCATCGTCGGCCACCCGCAGATCAtgtcgccgctcgccaagcgccaCCGCGACATCCCGGGCCTGTgcgagcgcttcgaggCGTTCGTCGCGACCAAGGAGATCGCCAACGCATACACCGAGCTGAACGACCCGTGGGTCCAGCGCGAAAACTTTGAGGAGCAGGCCCGCCAGAAGgacgcgggcgacgacgaggcgcagggcgtCGACCACGTcttcctcgacgcgctcgagcacggcctgcCCCCGACGGGCGGCTGGGGTATGGGCATCGACCGCCTGGTCATGTTCCTCACCGACTCGCACACCATCAAGGAGGTGCTGGCGTTCCCTGCGAACCGCCCCGAGTAG
- a CDS encoding uncharacterized protein (COG:S; EggNog:ENOG503P8W6) — protein MRQARLSFGKSEAKDAPAPRRRIKVRARRPPPSAPPLARVYSGALPVANVFARVYLYEYLARFEDANALGWPPTRLDAVHCWDDYVALQILQRLAVHLGGLTELASGQPSAGCGALVRALRRHMDEPEAPAPWIAAHSMLERAHVPPYDLEEVSVDLPVWRRPAAKKAQEPIMPRRTRSTTRLVDAVAQLDDDMDLDEPEEGTRRSRRAEQLAAKKRSDDLRERAERVLGPQALGEEEEEEEEDGEPMHLESKIACLVRLCDLMSTPKGVPASSSMHRLVQPLIDSLPALEKEAREHVAKVKNECEATMNALQKKAPSMVSPRYNAWKEERKNLGLANDHAVRTAQAEQYVSVARCTPRSGPLGRDLDGNEYWHLCPVALPEREQDVASAGALPPFSGHWSQVLVVYGRSPGGVLVESSEQAASQADADAKSEPAEPAEPADALTDATDAAKPPPSVPAPPTPAFYGTGDAEAIGQLHTYLHHRMEHADLSEHQQAEQAALLASLAQVQSYIAWVQAEVAARGL, from the exons ATGCGGCAAGCGAGGC TGTCGTTCGGCAAGTCGGAGGCGAaagacgcgcctgcgccccgCCGGCGTATAaaggtgcgtgcgcggcgccctcctcccagcgcgccgccactCGCGCGCGTGTATTCCGGCGCGCTTCCGGTCGCGAATGTATTTGCACGCGTCTACCTCTACGAGTACCTCGCGCGTTTTGAGGACGCAAACGCGCTCGGATGGCCTCCGACGCGTCTCGATGCGGTGCACTGCTGGGACGACTATGTTGCGCTGCAGatcctgcagcgcctcgcggtgcacctcggcggcctgaCCGAGCTCGCCTCCGGCCAGCCGTCGGCagggtgcggcgcgctggtgcgtgcgctgcggcggcacATGGACGAGCCCGAAGCGCCTGCACCATGGATAGCGGCGCATTCcatgctcgagcgcgcgcacgtTCCGCCGTACGACCTGGAAGAGGTGTCGGTCGACCTTCCCGTCTGGCGTCGTCCGGCCGCGAAGAAAGCCCAAGAGCCGATcatgccgcggcgcacgcgcagcacgacgcgTCTCGTGGATGcggttgcgcagctcgacgacgatatggacctcgacgagccggaagaaggcacgcgccgctcgcgccgtgccgagcagcttgctgccaagaagcgcagcgacgatctgcgcgagcgtgccgagcgcgtcctgggcccccaggcgctcggtgaggaggaggaggaagaggaagaggacggCGAGCCGATGCACCTCGAGAGCAAGATTGCGTGCCTCGTGCGTCTCTGTGACCTTATGTCGACGCCGAAAGGTGTgccggcctcgagcagcatgCACAGGCTCGTGCAGCCGCTCATTGATTcgctgcctgcgctcgaaaaagaggcgcgcgagcacgtcgccaaGGTCAAGAACGAGTGCGAGGCGACGATGAATGCGCTCCAAAAGAAAGCGCCGTCGATGGTCTCGCCGCGGTACAATGCGTGgaaggaggagcgcaagaaCCTCGGGCTCGCGAACGACCATGCAGTGCGTACCGCCCAGGCCGAGCAGTACGTGTCGGTGGCGCGGtgtacgccgcgcagcggcccGCTGGGCCGCGACCTCGATGGGAACGAGTACTGGCACCTTTGCCCAG TGGCCCTTCCTGAGCGCGAACAAGACGTGGcgtccgccggcgcccTCCCGCCGTTTTCCGGGCACTGGTCGCAGGTGCTGGTCGTCTATGGGCGGTCGCCGGGCGGTGTGTTGGTCGAGAGCAGCGAGCAAGCAGCTAGCCAGGCGGACGCCGACGCCAAAAGCGAGCCTGCCGagcccgccgagcccgcCGACGCTCTTACGGACGCGACCGACGCTGCGAAACCGCCGCCATCCGTCCCTGCGCCCCCCACCCCCGCCTTTTACGGCACGGGCGACGCAGAGGCGATTGGGCAGTTGCATACCTATCTGCACCACCGCATGGAGCATGCCGACCTGTCCGAGCAccagcaggccgagcaggccgcgctgctcgcgtcgctcgcgcaggtgcaGTCTTACATTGCATGGGTGCAAGCCGAAGTAGCCGCGCGCGGACTCTAG